The following are from one region of the Brienomyrus brachyistius isolate T26 chromosome 13, BBRACH_0.4, whole genome shotgun sequence genome:
- the LOC125705816 gene encoding cadherin-8-like isoform X1, protein MLAKPLDREMDMWHNITVTATEVRNHSQISRTTVTIKVLDINDNAPQFAKEKEVFLCENGNPGQVIETVSAIDKDDPINGHIFIYRLASNNPNFTIKNNIDNSINILTKHNTFQRQKQEMYLLPIIINDNGNPPMSSTNTLTIRVCSCSKDGAIQSCNVEAFVLPIRLSMGALIAILLCVILFLVIVVLYVTLRSHKNETLIVKDEDDVRENIIRYDDEGGGEEDTEAFDIATLQNPDGIISYLPRKDIKPDLQFIPRQGQDSDSNGVEIDAFISTRLREADNDPTAPPYDSIQVYGYEGRGSIVGSLSSLETASADSEQNYDYLREWGPHFRILEELYLMSDNEKDT, encoded by the exons ATGCTGGCCAAACCACTGGACAGGGAGATGGACATGTGGCATAACATCACTGTGACAGCAACAGAAGTCA GAAACCACAGTCAGATCTCTAGAACTACTGTGACCATTAAAGTTTTAGACATCAATGACAATGCACCTCAGTTTGCCAAAGAGAAGGAGGTGTTTCTCTGTGAAAATGGAAATCCTGGTCAG GTGATAGAGACGGTCAGTGCCATTGACAAAGATGACCCAATTAATGGacacattttcatttatagacTGGCTTCAAACAATCCAAattttacaataaaaaacaatatag ACAATTCCATAAACATTCTAACAAAGCACAACACTTTCCAGCGGCAAAAACAAGAAATGTACCTCCTGCCCATTATCATAAATGACAATGGAAACCCTCCAATGAGCAGCACTAACACACTTACTATCCGAGTGTGTAGCTGCAGCAAGGATGGTGCCATCCAGTCCTGCAACGTGGAGGCCTTTGTGCTGCCTATTCGACTAAGCATGGGAGCCTTGATTGCTATTCTTCTCTGTGTGATCTTATTTTTAG TCATAGTTGTTCTTTACGTGACACTCCGTAGCCATAAAAATGAAACACTGATTGTTAAAGATGAAGATGATGTCAGAGAGAACATTATCCGATATGATGACGAGGGTGGCGGTGAAGAAGACACAGAGGCCTTTGACATTGCTACTCTGCAGAATCCTGATGGGATCATCAGCTATTTGCCAAGAAAGGACATCAAACCAGACCTGCAGTTCATTCCCCGGCAGGGTCAAGACTCTGATTCCAATGGTGTCGAGATTGATGCATTCATCAGCACGCGGCTTCGTGAGGCAGACAATGACCCTACAGCTCCCCCTTATGACTCCATCCAGGTCTATGGATACGAAGGGAGGGGCTCTATTGTTGGCTCATTAAGCTCCTTGGAAACAGCTTCTGCAGACTCAGAACAAAATTACGACTACCTCAGAGAGTGGGGTCCGCACTTCAGAATACTGGAAGAGCTCTACTTGATGTCAGACAATGAAAAAGACACTTGA